The following are from one region of the Amedibacterium intestinale genome:
- a CDS encoding holin yields MKIKKYAFKSWLKAASIRALKTMAQSAIGMIGASTMIQDVNWIMIVSSVVLAGVLSVLTSIAGLPEVPELTEE; encoded by the coding sequence ATGAAAATAAAAAAGTATGCATTTAAATCCTGGCTAAAAGCAGCATCCATAAGGGCATTAAAAACAATGGCACAATCGGCAATCGGTATGATTGGGGCATCCACTATGATTCAAGATGTAAATTGGATTATGATTGTATCAAGTGTTGTATTAGCGGGGGTTTTATCGGTTTTAACTTCTATAGCTGGTTTACCTGAAGTTCCAGAGCTTACGGAAGAATAA
- a CDS encoding DUF2812 domain-containing protein has protein sequence MEIKSKKELIDYINKISQKLSKQAKNLKNNLQELVLKLKEHKLPELKKVRDENQVKKYRIFFVSDMDEEEAFLHEMSIKGMHFKEKKGIRYIFDKGEPSNSFYHLGYYEKDKMDGERYLKNYEEAGWKSVFHEKAEFDGTWHYFRLDLPENEVAPQIFSDRISRMALYQRLLASWQTLIVMLVVCLLIMSGIFVFTLMNPSNAQRMILVLCLLVILLTAGAVLLYLYIYLKVHAKYQEFTYKYGKRQFE, from the coding sequence ATGGAGATAAAATCAAAAAAGGAACTCATTGATTATATAAATAAGATTTCACAGAAATTATCAAAACAAGCTAAAAATCTAAAAAATAACTTACAGGAACTTGTTCTTAAACTAAAAGAGCATAAATTACCTGAATTAAAAAAAGTGAGAGATGAAAATCAGGTAAAAAAATATCGCATATTTTTTGTGTCTGACATGGATGAAGAAGAAGCGTTTCTACATGAAATGTCTATAAAAGGCATGCACTTTAAAGAAAAAAAGGGCATTCGTTATATTTTTGATAAAGGGGAGCCTAGCAATTCTTTCTATCATTTGGGATATTATGAAAAAGATAAGATGGATGGGGAACGATATTTAAAAAATTATGAAGAAGCAGGATGGAAGAGCGTATTCCATGAAAAAGCAGAATTTGATGGTACATGGCATTATTTTAGATTGGATCTTCCAGAAAACGAGGTAGCGCCTCAAATATTTAGTGATCGTATATCCAGAATGGCATTGTATCAGCGATTGCTGGCAAGCTGGCAGACTTTGATCGTTATGCTTGTTGTATGTCTTTTGATCATGAGTGGAATCTTTGTATTTACATTGATGAATCCATCAAATGCGCAGCGCATGATCTTAGTTTTGTGCTTATTGGTTATTTTATTAACTGCTGGTGCGGTTTTATTGTATTTATACATCTATTTAAAAGTACACGCTAAATATCAGGAATTTACATATAAATATGGAAAAAGACAGTTTGAATAA
- a CDS encoding Maf family protein encodes MLHRKLILASASPRRKELMEDIGFPFTIACAEIEEVLQKDIPVEKAIEQIALSKAQNVFLRNPEAMVLGCDTVVCYGKEVLGKPKDKDDAYRMLKMLSGKTHRVISAVALLQKGHCDVFHDVSEVTFYDLDDDLISYYLSLDEPYDKAGSYGIQGKGKLLVKELRGDYFSVMGLPVAKVYRLLKKYEK; translated from the coding sequence ATGCTGCATAGAAAGTTGATTTTAGCCAGTGCTTCACCAAGAAGAAAAGAATTGATGGAAGATATAGGGTTTCCATTTACAATTGCATGTGCTGAAATTGAAGAAGTACTTCAAAAGGATATTCCAGTAGAAAAAGCAATTGAGCAGATAGCTTTATCGAAAGCCCAAAATGTATTTCTGCGAAATCCAGAAGCTATGGTGCTTGGGTGTGATACTGTAGTATGTTATGGAAAAGAAGTACTTGGAAAACCCAAAGATAAAGATGATGCATACCGCATGTTAAAAATGTTAAGCGGGAAAACACACCGTGTGATAAGTGCAGTTGCTTTACTTCAGAAGGGGCATTGTGATGTGTTTCATGATGTAAGTGAAGTTACTTTTTATGATTTAGATGACGATTTGATTTCCTATTATTTGTCTTTGGATGAACCATATGATAAAGCAGGTTCTTATGGAATACAGGGAAAAGGAAAACTGCTTGTTAAAGAATTACGTGGAGATTATTTTAGTGTAATGGGATTACCTGTCGCAAAAGTATATAGACTTCTTAAAAAGTATGAAAAGTAA
- a CDS encoding type IV pilus twitching motility protein PilT: protein MNIQELLQRSVEQNASDIFIIAGQPVTIKVFHQMHTLEEKRLLPDDTRILITQIYEFASNRSQDKLQEKGDDDFSFSIAGLSRFRVSTYKQRGSYAAVIRVISFALPDPESIGIPQNIIKLADIKKGLVLVTGPAGMGKSTTQACMIDYINKTYAKHIITLEDPIEHLHSHKKSIVSQREISIDSESYVNALRAALRQAPDVILLGEMRDYETINIALTAAETGHTVISTLHTLGAATTIDRIIDVFPANQQHQVRLQLAMSLETVISQQLVPSADGKLIPVFEIMNTTPAIKNLIRENKIHQIDAMLTSSGNSTMTSMENSLYELYKKGNITQETALLYATNPEVMKRKLNIR from the coding sequence ATGAACATTCAAGAACTTTTACAGCGTTCAGTAGAACAAAATGCATCTGATATTTTTATTATCGCAGGACAGCCCGTTACCATAAAAGTCTTTCATCAAATGCATACGTTAGAAGAAAAAAGACTTCTTCCTGATGATACACGTATTTTAATTACACAAATTTACGAATTTGCCAGCAACAGAAGTCAAGACAAGCTGCAGGAAAAAGGAGACGATGACTTCTCTTTCTCTATAGCAGGATTATCAAGATTTCGTGTCAGCACTTATAAACAACGCGGTTCTTATGCGGCTGTTATTCGTGTTATATCTTTTGCTCTTCCTGATCCTGAATCTATTGGAATCCCACAAAACATTATAAAACTAGCAGATATTAAAAAAGGACTTGTTCTTGTGACAGGACCTGCGGGAATGGGAAAAAGTACAACACAGGCTTGTATGATCGACTATATTAATAAAACATATGCAAAACATATTATCACACTGGAAGATCCAATTGAACATTTGCACTCCCATAAAAAAAGTATTGTGTCACAGCGAGAAATATCAATTGACAGTGAATCCTATGTAAATGCATTGAGAGCTGCTTTGCGACAAGCGCCTGATGTTATTTTATTAGGAGAGATGAGAGACTATGAAACAATAAACATCGCCTTAACTGCTGCAGAAACAGGGCATACAGTTATATCAACCCTGCATACACTTGGTGCAGCTACTACAATAGATCGTATCATTGATGTCTTCCCTGCCAATCAGCAGCATCAAGTAAGACTTCAGCTTGCCATGTCATTAGAAACTGTTATATCGCAGCAATTAGTACCCTCTGCTGATGGAAAACTGATTCCTGTCTTTGAAATCATGAATACAACACCGGCAATCAAAAACCTTATCAGAGAAAACAAAATACACCAAATTGATGCGATGCTTACATCCAGTGGAAACAGTACAATGACAAGTATGGAAAATAGTCTATATGAATTATACAAAAAAGGAAATATTACCCAGGAAACAGCACTTCTATATGCAACAAATCCAGAAGTAATGAAACGAAAACTTAACATACGCTAA
- a CDS encoding GH25 family lysozyme, which produces MTLKFIDVASYQAGLDLSKIQTDGVMIKATEGIGYVNPYCDEFFQQGLKLGKLLGVYHFARNASGNTPQKEADYFIQHTKGYIGKAIPVLDWEDKNTGEVTWAFQWLQIVEKAYGCKPWIYMSEYVENSHNWKKVAEAGYGLWIAKYRDNVIDKNWDMKNAGPIPTVKDWKFYAAWQWTSSLVLDGWSGKLDGSIFYGDKNAWRKYINNEIKPLPPKPNSTKYKTGDIVNINGIYISKEKLKPAITSGTITKIYPEAKNQYLIGNGTGFVNDSCIIGIHSSKVLKVGMKAKPKKAVSYDGINLDSSVTKKSYKVIEIKGKRVVLGDGLNTAFHIDNLSY; this is translated from the coding sequence ATGACATTAAAATTTATTGATGTTGCCAGCTATCAGGCTGGATTAGATTTATCAAAAATTCAAACGGATGGAGTTATGATAAAGGCTACCGAGGGAATAGGGTATGTAAATCCTTATTGTGATGAATTTTTTCAACAAGGCTTAAAGTTAGGGAAGCTGCTGGGGGTATATCATTTCGCAAGAAATGCCAGTGGAAATACGCCTCAAAAAGAAGCAGATTATTTTATTCAACATACAAAAGGATATATAGGAAAAGCGATTCCTGTATTGGATTGGGAAGATAAGAATACTGGTGAAGTTACATGGGCATTCCAGTGGCTGCAAATTGTGGAAAAAGCATATGGGTGCAAACCATGGATTTATATGAGTGAATATGTAGAGAATTCACATAACTGGAAGAAAGTGGCAGAAGCAGGTTATGGATTATGGATTGCGAAATATCGTGATAATGTAATTGATAAAAACTGGGATATGAAGAATGCAGGGCCAATTCCGACAGTGAAAGATTGGAAATTTTATGCGGCATGGCAGTGGACTTCTAGCCTTGTACTTGATGGTTGGAGTGGAAAACTTGATGGCAGCATCTTTTATGGGGATAAGAATGCATGGAGGAAATATATAAATAATGAAATAAAACCACTTCCGCCAAAACCAAATAGTACAAAATATAAAACTGGTGATATTGTTAATATTAATGGAATTTATATTTCAAAAGAAAAATTAAAACCGGCTATTACAAGTGGAACAATTACAAAGATTTATCCTGAAGCAAAGAATCAGTATTTAATTGGCAATGGTACAGGATTTGTAAATGATTCTTGTATTATAGGAATTCATTCTTCAAAAGTATTAAAGGTAGGGATGAAGGCAAAACCTAAAAAAGCTGTATCATATGATGGGATCAACCTTGATTCATCTGTAACTAAGAAAAGCTATAAAGTAATTGAGATAAAAGGGAAGCGTGTTGTACTTGGAGATGGATTGAATACGGCTTTTCATATAGATAACTTATCATATTAA
- a CDS encoding Abi family protein, with the protein MTKPFKTIDEQIAILKSRGLTFSNEETAKKYLLCNNYYNVINYYSKFFMDSNDHYINGTSFDEISHIYYFDKEIKGIFFKAILEIEKKFKSMIAYYFSENHRENYSYLIANNFKDDNIIEVTQTIAGLSRIITKKAKEKSPNSIKHYMNQHNNVPLWVLINYMTLGETITFYKHMKDSEKNKIAKTFSGFLSENIEYQNIKLTYKHIISFLDNIREIRNIVAHGNKFLDYTCRKNTLYINELHSNYGILPNSSRQNIYNTFIVMQVFMSRNQFAITSNSLRSRMVQLKKKIKTVDHNLILNALGFPKDWQDYPKLPQD; encoded by the coding sequence ATGACTAAACCATTCAAAACTATTGATGAACAAATAGCTATTCTAAAATCTAGGGGGTTAACATTTAGTAACGAAGAAACAGCCAAAAAATATTTATTATGTAATAATTACTATAATGTAATAAATTATTATAGTAAATTTTTTATGGATTCTAATGATCACTATATAAATGGTACATCATTTGATGAAATTTCGCATATATATTATTTTGACAAAGAAATAAAAGGAATCTTTTTTAAAGCAATTCTTGAGATTGAAAAAAAATTTAAGTCTATGATAGCTTATTATTTTTCAGAAAATCATCGAGAAAACTATTCATATTTAATTGCAAATAACTTTAAAGATGATAATATTATTGAAGTTACACAAACTATTGCAGGACTATCAAGAATAATAACAAAAAAAGCGAAAGAGAAATCACCAAACTCTATTAAGCATTATATGAACCAACATAATAATGTTCCTTTATGGGTACTTATAAACTATATGACTCTTGGAGAAACAATAACATTTTATAAACATATGAAAGATAGCGAAAAAAATAAAATTGCAAAAACCTTCTCTGGGTTTTTATCAGAAAACATTGAGTATCAAAATATCAAATTAACTTACAAACATATAATATCTTTTCTAGATAATATTCGCGAAATCAGGAATATTGTTGCACATGGAAATAAATTTTTAGACTATACTTGTAGAAAAAATACACTATACATAAATGAATTACATTCAAATTATGGAATTTTACCTAATTCATCACGACAAAATATCTACAATACTTTTATCGTTATGCAAGTTTTTATGTCAAGAAATCAGTTTGCGATAACTAGCAATTCTTTAAGAAGCCGAATGGTACAACTCAAAAAAAAGATTAAAACTGTCGATCATAATTTGATTTTAAATGCTTTAGGTTTTCCAAAAGATTGGCAAGATTACCCTAAACTTCCTCAGGACTAA